The following are from one region of the Andrena cerasifolii isolate SP2316 chromosome 1, iyAndCera1_principal, whole genome shotgun sequence genome:
- the LOC143375141 gene encoding glutathione S-transferase theta-1 isoform X1, whose translation MNYVLNCTLFSEFYLFTTKHIFSLILRHSSSYFGFPTLNAFLDEMSLKLYYDLLSQPSRALYIFFKVCGLPFENKLVNLGKMQHHTPEYQLINPFQKVPAIEHNGFKVIESVAILRYVCREFEVADHWYPKDSKAQVKVDEYLEWQHLNTRVHCAMYFQLKYLAPIITGQPAEPAKIKRYETRMEENLDLLENVWLKDKPFLTGSEISIADILGACEVEQVRIAGYDPHEGRPRIAAWMKSVAEKTSPYYEEAHVPLNKVINKAKVRALKSKV comes from the exons ATGAATTATGTCTTAAATTGTACTTTATTTTcagagttttatttatttaccactaaACACATTTTTTCATTGATTTTGCGACATTCGTCGAGTTACTTTGGCTTTCCAACATTAAACGCATTCCTAGACGAAATGAGCTTGAAGCTGTACTATGATTTATTATCACAGCCATCTAGAGCTCtgtatatattcttcaaagtatgCGGCCTACCGTTTGAAAACAAGCTAGTAAATTTGGGGAAAATGCAACACCACACTCCAGAGTACCAATTGATTAATCCATTTCAGAAAGTTCCTGCTATAGAACATAACGGTTTTAAAGTGATCGAAAG TGTTGCAATATTGAGATATGTCTGTAGAGAATTTGAAGTGGCTGATCACTGGTATCCGAAGGATTCAAAAGCTCAGGTGAAAGTGGACGAATACCTTGAATGGCAACATCTTAATACCAGGGTTCATTGTGCCATGTATTTTCAGCTAAAG TATTTGGCACCAATCATAACTGGTCAACCGGCGGAGCCTGCTAAAATAAAGCGGTACGAGACGCGCATGGAAGAAAATCTTGATCTTTTAGAAAATGTTTGGTTGAAAGACAAACCGTTTTTAACTGGTTCTGAAATCAGCATTGCTGACATTCTCGGCGCATGTGAGGTGGAACAAGTCC GAATAGCTGGCTATGATCCACACGAAGGCAGGCCTCGTATAGCTGCGTGGATGAAAAGCGTTGCAGAGAAAACAAGCCCTTATTACGAAGAGGCACATGTCCCTTTAAACAAGGTCATAAACAAAGCAAAAGTACGTGCATTAAAAAGCAAGGTTTGA
- the LOC143375141 gene encoding glutathione S-transferase theta-1 isoform X3, translating to MNYVLNCTLFSEFYLFTTKHIFSLILRHSSSYFGFPTLNAFLDEMSLKLYYDLLSQPSRALYIFFKVCGLPFENKLVNLGKMQHHTPEYQLINPFQKVPAIEHNGFKVIESVAILRYVCREFEVADHWYPKDSKAQVKVDEYLEWQHLNTRVHCAMYFQLKYLAPIITGQPAEPAKIKRYETRMEENLDLLENVWLKDKPFLTGSEISIADILGACEVEQVRK from the exons ATGAATTATGTCTTAAATTGTACTTTATTTTcagagttttatttatttaccactaaACACATTTTTTCATTGATTTTGCGACATTCGTCGAGTTACTTTGGCTTTCCAACATTAAACGCATTCCTAGACGAAATGAGCTTGAAGCTGTACTATGATTTATTATCACAGCCATCTAGAGCTCtgtatatattcttcaaagtatgCGGCCTACCGTTTGAAAACAAGCTAGTAAATTTGGGGAAAATGCAACACCACACTCCAGAGTACCAATTGATTAATCCATTTCAGAAAGTTCCTGCTATAGAACATAACGGTTTTAAAGTGATCGAAAG TGTTGCAATATTGAGATATGTCTGTAGAGAATTTGAAGTGGCTGATCACTGGTATCCGAAGGATTCAAAAGCTCAGGTGAAAGTGGACGAATACCTTGAATGGCAACATCTTAATACCAGGGTTCATTGTGCCATGTATTTTCAGCTAAAG TATTTGGCACCAATCATAACTGGTCAACCGGCGGAGCCTGCTAAAATAAAGCGGTACGAGACGCGCATGGAAGAAAATCTTGATCTTTTAGAAAATGTTTGGTTGAAAGACAAACCGTTTTTAACTGGTTCTGAAATCAGCATTGCTGACATTCTCGGCGCATGTGAGGTGGAACAAGTCCGTAAGTAA
- the LOC143375141 gene encoding glutathione S-transferase theta-1 isoform X2 has product MSLKLYYDLLSQPSRALYIFFKVCGLPFENKLVNLGKMQHHTPEYQLINPFQKVPAIEHNGFKVIESVAILRYVCREFEVADHWYPKDSKAQVKVDEYLEWQHLNTRVHCAMYFQLKYLAPIITGQPAEPAKIKRYETRMEENLDLLENVWLKDKPFLTGSEISIADILGACEVEQVRIAGYDPHEGRPRIAAWMKSVAEKTSPYYEEAHVPLNKVINKAKVRALKSKV; this is encoded by the exons ATGAGCTTGAAGCTGTACTATGATTTATTATCACAGCCATCTAGAGCTCtgtatatattcttcaaagtatgCGGCCTACCGTTTGAAAACAAGCTAGTAAATTTGGGGAAAATGCAACACCACACTCCAGAGTACCAATTGATTAATCCATTTCAGAAAGTTCCTGCTATAGAACATAACGGTTTTAAAGTGATCGAAAG TGTTGCAATATTGAGATATGTCTGTAGAGAATTTGAAGTGGCTGATCACTGGTATCCGAAGGATTCAAAAGCTCAGGTGAAAGTGGACGAATACCTTGAATGGCAACATCTTAATACCAGGGTTCATTGTGCCATGTATTTTCAGCTAAAG TATTTGGCACCAATCATAACTGGTCAACCGGCGGAGCCTGCTAAAATAAAGCGGTACGAGACGCGCATGGAAGAAAATCTTGATCTTTTAGAAAATGTTTGGTTGAAAGACAAACCGTTTTTAACTGGTTCTGAAATCAGCATTGCTGACATTCTCGGCGCATGTGAGGTGGAACAAGTCC GAATAGCTGGCTATGATCCACACGAAGGCAGGCCTCGTATAGCTGCGTGGATGAAAAGCGTTGCAGAGAAAACAAGCCCTTATTACGAAGAGGCACATGTCCCTTTAAACAAGGTCATAAACAAAGCAAAAGTACGTGCATTAAAAAGCAAGGTTTGA